GCTTCTGATTATTTAGGAAGAACAAACGTATTTACCATATTCTTCGCTATCCAGCTTGTAGCTTTTTTAATTTTACCGAACGTTTCAAGCCAAGCGTTGTTCATCACACTCATTTTTATTATCTTAACAATATACGGTGGCGGTTTTGCTTCTTTACCAGCCTTTATCGGCGACTTATTCGGAACAAAGCAATTAGGAGCGATTCACGGTTACTTACTAACTGCATGGTCCATGGCAGGCGTATTCGGCCCCATGCTTGTATCCTATATTAAAGATACAACAAATAGTTATAATGCTACTTTCTATATCTTTGCTGTATTCATTACAATTGCCCTAATCACTTCTTTTATGATTCGCTTAGATATTAAGAAAGTAAGAGAAGAATCAAAAGGACAATTAAAGGAAAAACTAGCATAACTATATGAAAGCTATACTTCTCAATCAGGGGTATAGCTTTTTATTTTTGACTATTAAAATATTGTTCTCATAACATTTTCTTTTTGGACCAGCAAGAAAATTTTTGATATTGTTTAAGACTAGGGTAAGTATTAGACAGGAGCGTAAACAATGAGAAAATCAGTTATTTTTGATATGGATGGGACGTTATTTCAAACAAATAAAATCTTAGAGTTATCATTAGAAGATACGTTTAACTATTTGAAATCATTAGGAAAGTGGGATGGTCACACCCCGATAGAAAAATATCGTGAAATCATGGGAGTTCCTTTACCTGAAGTTTGGGAGACGTTATTACCTAACCACACAATGAAAATCAGAGAAGAAGTCAATCAATATTTTCTTGAAACGCTAGTGGAAAATATCCATAGAGGAAAAGGTGCATTATACCCTCATGTAGAATCCATTTTGACCCATTTAAAAGAGAATGATTATTCGTTATTTATAGCCAGCAATGGGTTAACAACGTATTTAGAAGCAATTGTAACCCAGTATCATTTGGATCGTTGGGTCTCTGAAGTATTTAGCATCGAACAAATTCAAACCTTGAATAAATCGGATTTAGTAAAGAGGATTATAGATAAATATGACGTAAAAGCGGGAGCAGTCGTTGGCGATCGCTTGTCAGACATTAAGGCCGCTAAAGAAAATGGATTAATTTCAATAGGGTGTCGTTTCGATTTTGCAAAGGAGGAGGAGCTTTCTCAAGCTGATTTTGTGGTAAATGACCTGATGGAATTAGAAAACTTATTGATTAAGAAATAGACCACCTAAATATCTTTCTAAAAGGAAAATTAGACGGTCCCTTTCAACCCTAAATCGCTCTCTATTCCCTTTTGGTAAAGTGCGAATTAGGTTCCTTATAAGGGGTGAAACATAAACCTTTTACAACACACTTACGTAAAGATTTAGGGAATCTTCAACTTCACTGGCAATAAGGCGAATAAAGTCGTCGTAATGATGAGTAATATGTGACTCATCTAAAGCTTCATAGTAAGCTAAGCAATTTTCCACCTTAATAATAATAGGCGGATAGCCATTTTTCATTAATTCTAAGTTGAGCAAAAGTCGTGCGGTTCGACCGTTACCGTCTATAAATGGGTGAATACCTACAAAAATAGCATGAAGCATAGCCCCTCGTTCTATAGGGTGGAGACTTTGTGATTCTTTATGATACCACCACAACATTTCCTCCATTTTTTCTTGAATGATTATAGGAGGTGGAGGAGTATGCTTGGCTCCAGCAATGAAAACTTGTTGGTCACGATAAATACCTGCATAGTCATCATCAATTCCTTTTAGTACAAGCCGATGAAGGTTTTTTATTTGCCACTCAGAGAACACTTCTTTCTTCTGAACAATCTCTTCTACATAAAGAATCGCATCACGATGATTAATCACTTCTAAGTGCTCTCTCATCGTTTTTCCTCCAACCGTAATCCCTTCTAAAACTACCTTCGTTTCATTGAGTGTTAAAGTATTGCCTTCAATTGCATTTGAATGATATGTCCATTCTAATAACATTTTCTCTCGTAAGCTTTTTAACGTGTATTTTTCTAGAGGTCTACTTTCATCTAGCTGTATTTTCATTTCTTCTATCTTTTCAAACATGGTTATTTTTCGCCCCCTTACGATCCACCATATTTAAACTAATTATAATATATATTCCAGAGTAATCAAAGTTGCACTACCAACAGGTAAACCATTATGAAAAAGAATCAGGCCTTTTGATCAATAAATTATGACCAACAGCCTGTATAAAATTCATTTTATGAAAACAGAACACCTTTCTCAATTTGCTTCAGTTGATAAAAATGGCCTTGAGCCTCCATCAGCTCTTCATAACTACCCTTCTCAACAATTCCGCCTTCTTCCATCACGACAATTTGATCCATCTTTTCTAGTCCGGTTAGGCGATGACTGACTAATACAAGCGTATCGTTTTTCGCATACTCAAACAAATGATCGTACATATGCTTTTCGGTTATGGCATCTATTGAGGAAGTTGGTTCGTCTAAAAACCAAGTATGGGATTTCTTCAAAAAAGCTCTTGCGATGGCTAACCGTTGTTTTTCTCCACCAGATAAGTTTTCACCCTTTTCTAACACCTGACTGTCTAG
This portion of the Bacillus carboniphilus genome encodes:
- a CDS encoding HAD hydrolase-like protein, encoding MRKSVIFDMDGTLFQTNKILELSLEDTFNYLKSLGKWDGHTPIEKYREIMGVPLPEVWETLLPNHTMKIREEVNQYFLETLVENIHRGKGALYPHVESILTHLKENDYSLFIASNGLTTYLEAIVTQYHLDRWVSEVFSIEQIQTLNKSDLVKRIIDKYDVKAGAVVGDRLSDIKAAKENGLISIGCRFDFAKEEELSQADFVVNDLMELENLLIKK
- a CDS encoding Fic family protein codes for the protein MFEKIEEMKIQLDESRPLEKYTLKSLREKMLLEWTYHSNAIEGNTLTLNETKVVLEGITVGGKTMREHLEVINHRDAILYVEEIVQKKEVFSEWQIKNLHRLVLKGIDDDYAGIYRDQQVFIAGAKHTPPPPIIIQEKMEEMLWWYHKESQSLHPIERGAMLHAIFVGIHPFIDGNGRTARLLLNLELMKNGYPPIIIKVENCLAYYEALDESHITHHYDDFIRLIASEVEDSLNLYVSVL